Within the Rosa rugosa chromosome 2, drRosRugo1.1, whole genome shotgun sequence genome, the region CTGTTTCCAAAATCACAGGCTGAGTAACTTGCTCCATAATAAACTTCACTGCACATTTACAAGCAAGCAGCTCAGCGTGCTCTGCTGACAATAACCCAACAAGTGGTCTACCAATTCCAGTTAACAAATGTCCAGTAGCATCCCTGAACACCAAACCGGTGCCCCCTGTTTTGGTCTGCGAGTTGAATGCCCCATCCACATTTATCTTCACGCAATCACTCGGAGGACACTTCCATTTTGTGACCGTTTCACTCGGCCTTGCTACTACCATCCTCTTTTGGTTATGAAAAACATAATCCTGTAGTCTGGAAGTGGCCAATAACACCACATCACTAGCATTCTTGGTCTTTCTATCCCAAACTCTACAATTTCTTTCCTTCCATACACTCTATAACAAGAAAATTAAGATTGAGAAATGAGTAGCATCTAACCTTGTAGAGCAGTAATTAAGCCAATCCAAAGCAGTCATCTCATCTGTTGCTGATGTAAAACAAGTCTGCATTAGTATTAAATTGGATCCAACGATAGCCCTCGAGTAAGAACAGTTTCAACACAAATGTAGTATTGTTTCATCATTGTCATCACATAGCACACAACTTTGAGATTCAATCTGAACTTGTTTAGATGCTAGGCGATCCTTTGTGGGGAGTATATTCTGACATATTTTCCAAATGGTCACCTTAGCTGTATTTGGGATCTTGGCATTGCAAATCTTTTTCCAAAAACAAGCTGTAACATTCCCCAAAACATTTGCCCTCTCTATAGAATTAGAGTAAGCAAAATGGTAAGCAGTTTTAACCGTAAAATTGCCTCTACTCTCAAGCTTCCAAACGAGCCTATCATCAACTGGACGAGTAGACAAGGGCATTGCAAGAATAGCTTCAACTTCAGCCCCATTAAACAAAGCTCGAACCCTTTCCTCATGCCAAACACCTTGTGCCCTCATCAATTCGTTAACACTCAAATTGTCATTTACCTGAATCTGCGCAGCATGAGGTACAAAATTAGGCAGACCCGGTACCCAAGCATCTGACCAAACCTTAACTTTAGTCCCCGATCCAATCTGCCAATAGGACCCTGACTTTAGCAACTCTCTTGTAGCAAAGATACTCCTCCAAGAGTAAGAAGGAGCAGTATGAGCAGTAGCTGACCAAAAAGAGCCCTCTGAAAAATACTTGGCCTTGTACACTCTAGCTATAAGTGAAGCTGGATCTGAAATAATTCGCCAAGCCTGTTTTGCCAGCATTGCCAAGTTAAACTCAGTCAAGCTTCGAAAACCtaaaccttcttcttctttaggtAGGCAAAGAGCATCCCATGCTTTCCaatgtatttttcttttatccTCGGTGCTTCCCCACCAGAACCTAGCACACATTTGTTCTAAATCTTCACAAAAATTCTTTGTCAGTTGGAAAGCACTCATAGCATAAGTGGGCAAAGCTTGAGCCACCACTCTGATTAATATGTCCTTCCCCGCACAGCTCAGCATCTTGCCTTGCCAACCTTTAAGTTTCTTGGCCAAATTGTCTTTGATATATTGAAAAGTTGCCATTTTCTTTCTGCCAACATAAGTCGGCAACCCCAAATACCGTTCATGTGACTCCACAACTTCCACCCCCAACAAAGAAGTCACTTCTTCTTGCAATTCAAGAGGAACATTTTTGCTAAAAACAACATAACTTTTATTAAAGTTCACCAGCTGCCCTGAAGCCCTCCCATATGTTTCAATGACATCCTGAATCTCATAACAAGCTTCAAGGGACGCCTGAGCATATAGCATACTGTCATCTGCAAATAATAAGTGATTAACTGCAGGGGCATCATTACATACCTCAATACCAGGGAGTAAGCCTAACTCTTGCTTCTTTTGCAGAAGTGCCGAAAAGCCTGCAACCCCAATTAAAAAGAGATAGGGTGATAAGGGATCTCCCTGTCTCAATCCTCTGCTAGGTGACACATAACCTCTAGGCTTACCCCTGATCAAGAAGGAAAATCTGACTGAACAGACGCATTGCATTACCAACTCAATCCAAACTCGAGTAAAACCAAATCTTTCCATAACTTTCCGGAGAAAGAACCACTCCATCTTGTCATATGCCTTGCTCAAATCTAACTTCAAGGCCATAACTCCCTCTGGACCCTCTCTTTTATTGTGTACAAAATGTGCAACTCCattggccactagaatattGTCAGTGATTAAACGCCCCGGCACAAAAACAGATTGAAacggagatataattgaaggtaGGATTATCTTAAGCCTGTTTGCAATAGCCTTTGAGCAAATCTTATATATCACATTGCAAAGAGCTATGGGTCTCAAATCTACCATTCTTTCTGGATTGCTCACTTTCGGAATTAAACAAATATGGGTAAAATTCACTTGCTTCAAAAGATTACCCGTATGTAAAAAATTTTGAACAGCTTCTGTTACATCCTTGCCAATAGTATCTCAATAATGTTGAAAAAATAATGGAGGCATTCCATCTGGTCCTGGGGACTTTGTAGGATACATTTGGAACAGTGCTTCACGTATTTCTTCTTCTGTATAATTCCTACAAAGTTGAAGATTCATTTCAGCCGAAACACAGGGTTGAATGGCTTCCAAAGTATGTTGCATGGCTTCCATATCAATTGGAGACGCAGTGAACATCTGTGTAAAATAGGAGGTCACAATTTGTTCCATTCCCTTATCATCATCACGCCAAACCCCATTCTCATCATATAGACCATGTATCACATTTTTACGTCTCCGGTTTGCTGCCTTACGGTGGAAAAAGCCTGTGTTGCTATCACCCTCCTTCAACCACTGGATCTTTGCTCTCTGTCTCCAAAAAGCTTCCTCCTCAGAGAGCAGAACATGTAGCTTATCCATTAGGGTTTTCTTCTCCTCCTGGATAGTCACTGTAATTGTTGCATCCATCAACTCTTCTAGACGGGTTCTCACCCCCATCATTTGTTGTTGTCTCACTCTGAAGGTTTCTCTTTGCCATTTATCTAAGGCCATCCGTGTATTGGTAATCTTCTTGGTTACTTGGAACATAGGTGCCCCAGAAAAGTCAGCCTGCCATTTCTCCTTAACCAAAGAATCACAATCAGCATGTTGAAGCCAGAAGGATTCAAATTTAAATCTATGACGTCGAGGACGTTTTGGTATTGGGACTGTACTAGCATGGAGTAATATTGGAACATGATCTGACTCAGAAGGAGGCAAATGAATAACTTTTGCATAACCAAAAACATCACACCAGGAGGGCGTACAAACAGCCCTGTCTAACCTTAGATGTGTCTCAGAATTCCACCATGTTGCCCTAGAACCCTGAAACCCAAGATCCAACAACTCACAATAACCTAAAGCCTCTCTGAAACCTCTCATTTGCCGTTCAGCTCTTGGAGGCCCATCAATCTTCTCTCCATTGTTGAGTATTTCATTGAAGTCCCCGATTACAACCCAAGGGAGAGAGTCAAGATCACTAAGGTCCTTCAATAGCTACCATGATTTGTCACACTCAACCGTGCGCGCATACCCATAGAACCTAGATACTCTCCATCGCGGCTCACCTGGTCCACCGCGCACCTCCGCATCAATATGATGCGCAGACTTTGTAAGGGGTTGAATATCCACCTCCGCACACCAAAACAACGCTAACCCTCCTGACTGACCATCACTGAGGACCTCTACAGAATGAGGAAACCCTAGCGACAACTGCAACACTTGGAAGTCTTCCTTTCTACTGATCTTTGTCTCGCATAGAAACACAATTTGGGGACGATTCTGGGTCATCAGATCCTTCAATGCCCTTACAGTCGCATCATTGCAGATTCCCCTGCAATTCCAGCTAATAATATCCATGGTAATGGCACTCGGTGACTTTCTCTCTAGAACCCTAGAaagcaaaccctagcagagcagcTAGGTCAGGAAAAAAATTTTATCAACAACAATATTACAATTTTGTTGCCTAACACCATCAACATTTAACTTGTAGAAATTTGTAGGGGGTTTAATCTAGTACATACCAATAGTAGTTTTCTTAGATTTCCTAGTATTACTATTATTTGCAGACATCCACTCTTTAGCAGCATCAATAATCACATCGCTAGGATTAAATGGGAAATGGAAATCATTGTCAAAAACAGCTCTGTTTCTCCATTTCCATAAGTACCAACAGGTATACACAAAGATAGTACATCATTTCAGATTGGCATAACAGGATTTCTTGCATTGAGTATTAGCAAAAAAACCGTCCATACCAGTTTAGCTGCATAGTTCTTGAAATAGAGTCAAGTCATATGACCTGACCCCACACTCACTGAGCAATTGGGAAATCTCTAAGAAAGTAACAGTCTCAGGTTGATCATGACACACAGGGCAGTAACAATTTGTGGTCAACttccttttgctttttttttttttttcaacgtACATTAGTGAGAATCTTACCATGACAAAGCAGCCAAAAGAAAGTCTTCAGCTTAGGTGGAATAGGAAGTTTCCATAGAAAAGGCCAAGGGAACTCCTCAAAGTGTTCTTCATTCAATCGAATATGATAAGCGGATCTCACGGTGAAGTGACCATTACTGGTACCATTCCAAATTATCCTATTAGGACCACAACCAGTAGGTATTTTGACAATTCTATTAATAGCTatgttggtatatatacctcCTAGACACAAGTATCGGAACCACAAGGCTTATCTAGCTATCAAAAGATAACAAAGGAACTCCCAGCCAGAGATCCCGATACCCCTCGGGGGCGGTATCGGAAGCCAAGTCATCTCACACCGAATGAAATGAAACCATGCTCCCCCAAATCCATTACATAAGGATCATCTCCAACACCTAAAAGAGACAACTGTTTACTATCACTTTCCATTATCTttatcttataacgatactgacttaggcatcggagcgtcgaaggccggcacacccggtcttccctctgacctttgcttgttttacagataaacggtcttccctctgacctttccattatctttattttataacgatactgacttaggcatcgaaaTCAATGGTGGGTTTTAGAGGGTGTAACTCATCCACTCCATGGTTGATTAAATTCACCAAAATCTCATAATCACACTCAACCAAAAGATGATGGCATTGGGAGGCTGAAACCATCTTTAACCCAAGTAATAAACCTCACACTTCAGCCTGCACCACAGATCCACAACCTAAATTTACGGTGAAACTAGAAATCCACAAGCCTGTGTGATCCGTTAACACACCACCACCAGCAATATTACCATTTTGTTGCCTAGCACCATCAATATTTAACTTATAGAAATCTCTAGGGGGTTTAATCCAGTACATACCAATAGTAGTTTTCTTAGATTTCCTAGTATTACTATTATTTGCAAACATCCACTCTTTAGCAGCATCAATAATCACCTCGCTATGATTAAATGGAAAATGGAAATCATTGTCAAAAACAGCTATGTTTCTCCATTTCCATAAGTACCAACAGGTATACACAAAGATAGTACATCATTTCAGATTGGCATAACAGGATTTCTTGCATTGAGTATTAGCAAAAAAACTGTCCATACCAGTTTAGCTGCATAGTTCTTGAAATAGAGTCCAGTCATATGACCTGACCCCACACTCACTGAGCAATTGGGCAATCTCTAAGAAAGTAACGGTCTCAAGTTGATCATGACACACAGGGCAATAACAATGTGTGGTCAACTTTTGCTTTTTTTTCAACGTACATTAGTGAGAATCTTACCATGACAAAGCGGCCAAAAGAAAGTCTTCAGTTTAGGTGGAATAGGAAGTTTCCATAGAAAAGGCCAAGGGAACTCCTCCAAGTGTTCTTCATTCAATCGAATATGATAAGCGGATCTCACGGTGAAGTGACCATTATTGGTACCATTCCAAATTATCCTATTAGGACCACAACCAGTAGGTATTTTGACAATTCTATTAATAGCTatgttggtatatatacctcCCAGGCACAAGTACCGGAAGCACAAGGCTTATCTAGCTAGCTATCAAAAGATAACAAAGGAACTCCCAGCCAGAAATCCCGATACCCCTCGGGGGCGGTATCGGAAGCCCAGTCAGCTCACACCGAATGAAATGAAAATATGCTCCCCCAAATCCATTACATAAGGATCATCTCCAACACCcaaaagaggtaactgtttactatcgctttctattatttttatcttataacaatactgacttaggcatcggagcgtcGAAGGctggcacacccggtcttccctctgacctttgcttgttttacagataaacggtcttccctctgacctttccattatctttattttataacgatactgacttaggcatcgaagCGTCGAAGACTGGCATACCCCGTCTTCCCTCCAACCTTTGCTTGTTTTACAGATAAACGAGACCGATAGCGATAGTAACAGAACAAGACATCATGTGATTCGGCTGGATTAGACATCTCTCTACACAACTGAAACATTTGGGAAGCTGCCGATGGTTCT harbors:
- the LOC133734539 gene encoding uncharacterized protein LOC133734539, with protein sequence MVDLRPIALCNVIYKICSKAIANRLKIILPSIISPFQSVFVPGRLITDNILVANGVAHFVHNKREGPEGVMALKLDLSKAYDKMEWFFLRKVMERFGFTRVWIELVMQCVCSVRFSFLIRGKPRGYVSPSRGLRQGDPLSPYLFLIGVAGFSALLQKKQELGLLPGIEVCNDAPAVNHLLFADDSMLYAQASLEACYEIQDVIETYGRASGQLVNFNKSYVVFSKNVPLELQEEVTSLLGVEVVESHERYLGLPTYVGRKKMATFQYIKDNLAKKLKGWQGKMLSCAGKDILIRVVAQALPTYAMSAFQLTKNFCEDLEQMCARFWWGSTEDKRKIHWKAWDALCLPKEEEGLGFRSLTEFNLAMLAKQAWRIISDPASLIARVYKAKYFSEGSFWSATAHTAPSYSWRSIFATRELLKSGSYWQIGSGTKVKVWSDAWVPGLPNFVPHAAQIQVNDNLSVNELMRAQGVWHEERVRALFNGAEVEAILAMPLSTRPVDDRLVWKLESRGNFTVKTAYHFAYSNSIERANVLGNVTACFWKKICNAKIPNTAKSVWKERNCRVWDRKTKNASDVVLLATSRLQDYVFHNQKRMVVARPSETVTKWKCPPSDCVKINVDGAFNSQTKTGGTGLVFRDATGHLLTGIGRPLVGLLSAEHAELLACKCAVKFIMEQVTQPVILETDSLVVQQHLTTAGDANSSLLGRVYEDLLVQLADLPNVRITHVNRKGNMAAHLVAAQASTLGVSMDFNHVPSFLTAVIAAELCTS
- the LOC133734543 gene encoding uncharacterized protein LOC133734543 — translated: MDIISWNCRGICNDATVRALKDLMTQNRPQIVFLCETKISRKEDFQVLQLSLGFPHSVEVLSDGQSGGLALFWCAEVDIQPLTKSAHHIDAELLKDLSDLDSLPWVVIGDFNEILNNGEKIDGPPRAERQMRGFREALGYCELLDLGFQGSRATWWNSETHLRLDRAVCTPSWCDVFGYAKVIHLPPSESDHVPILLHASTVPIPKRPRRHRFKFESFWLQHADCDSLVKEKWQADFSGAPMFQVTKKITNTRMALDKWQRETFRVRQQQMMGVRTRLEELMDATITVTIQEEKKTLMDKLHVLLSEEEAFWRQRAKIQWLKEGDSNTGFFHRKAANRRRKNVIHGLYDENGVWRDDDKGMEQIVTSYFTQMFTASPIDMEAMQHTLEAIQPCVSAEMNLQLCRNYTEEEIREALFQMYPTKSPGPDGMPPLFFQHY